GTAACTCTAACTGGCAAGACAGAATTGGATAAAGATGCTTCAGTTCACTCACTTTAATGAATAAttaagattatattttttaaaaaaatacttcaatcTCTATCCAACTCCACACCGAAAATTTTGCAACAGTGCTGAACCACACAGACACAGACCTATGGAAAGATTCCCAAAGATAAAAGGATATTCTCTTTGCTCAAATCTTCACTTCATACTTTCCGCAAATCATTTACATATTAGACAATGGAATGCTGTCTATCCTGGATATgtataaagaaggaaaagtggtTTAATATTGCATATCACAGAAGGCAAACAAGTGAAACGAGGAAAGATTGTATCTTTAATATCAGGTCCATATGAACACCCAAACAAAATTCTTTAGCAATATTGGGGAACAGCTCAAAGGTGTACGAACCACCTCTGCAGGCACAACCTTCACGATTAACGCATCCAAATCCTCTAAAATATAAGGGTGTATAAACCTGTCTCACAGTTCTAAACACAAGATTTAAAGTGTGGTATATCAAGTCATataagaaataaagaacaaagtggcacaaaccatttttttccaatataacTTTTTAAACCCCTCAAATTTTTACTAAGACTAGTATTACTAAAATGCCCTTACTGTAGCATTCCTTTTTACAAGGACTAGTATGTGATTTAAATACAGAGTTACCAGATACCTGTTCAGATATGAATTTTACCAGAGGAAGCCAGTAATATTTTCCCCCTAATAATCAGCAAGTAATTCTGAATCCAGGGCCAGCTCTCTATTGTATCTTCAGTCACAAAGGTGAAGGCAGAACCACCTTCTTTCCTCATTCATACTCCAGATTATGAGCGAAACTGTCATCTACAGCCCcactgtaaagattttttttggagCTCTCCCCAAGGAGGTCCAGATACTCTCCACCAGACAGAAACTAAACAAACCTGTCATGAAAATACTTTCCCTCTGATGTCGCAATTTTGCATTTATAAACAATTCTATACGCTGCTGAGATATAGTATCCATTCACTAATCAGAAGTAAGAATTAACAGAGGTTTGCAAAGctacaaaagcagcattttcactCTGATGGGAGCGTACAGTTCATActttgggggaggggaagacaAAAAAGAGTGTTAGCTCTTTCATGAACATAAAAGGGCAGAATTACACATTAGTGTAGCTTCCCCATGtatagacatttttttttctgaaatgcagcctAAACTTAAAATCAACCATTAGTTACTTTAACTAAAGCTTAAATCATCCGTGTAATTACTTTTACAGAGGATTATGACcaaggttttttaaaatgtggattGTTAAAATTTCAcaattaagaaataaatcacaATGGGAAAACAGGTTCCTATtcacaaaacaagcaaacaagcatCCTTAATAACTTTTAGCAAGgcaaaaccagaactgaaatACTGGGAATGCTGTTGCCAGGTCAGGATTGAGGTGAACAGGCAAAGCCGTGCGAACGACATTGCACGgcacctgcccagcccctggccTGGTTCAAATCCATACTCACTCTTTTAGTAACCCTTCTCCCTCGTGAGGGCACAGAAATTACCAACTCAGTGAAGTtttcaaagagggaaaaaaagcctacgctttttaaaaattgtatttgaaaaaaaaagcagctaagaTGCTGGGTATTCTTGATTCATACATGATTTCATACCAATATTTTTGACCTTCGTAAGTCCCTTCTtctaggggggaaaaaaaaaaaaagaaaaagaaaaaagaaaaacactccTCTACCACAGAGAGACACTGCAGACGTCAATCTAAAATAATGGCAGTCAAAGGTCAGGATGATATAGGCAACATCAATCTTCTAATTTAAATACCTTCCTGAAAGAAATctcttaaaaagcagaaatgagaaaatcagGGACTATCCAGTCAGAGCGATGAAGAAACTGCCTCAACATGTATAATTTACAGGATTTTCCTAATAATGACACCAAATATATTCAACTTTAACAAATAATTCAATTTTAAGACCTCAGTGAAATGTAATATGGAAACTACCATCAGCTTGTTGGGTCACCTTAGCAAGATACAGCAATTTTCTTACAAAGATTAATTTATGGACTATACACATCAGATTACAAACTAACactaaaaaaagcaagcactgcAAACTGGATCCCAATTAGCAAAAGACACCAAAGTGCTAGGAGTCTTCCAAAACCGCTGGAAAACGCATACTGCAAAAAGAATTGGTATTAGTGCCTAACAAAGCTGGGTAAACACTCCAAAGGCTCCAACATGCTATTCTGTCACCATGACAGAAAACCAAAGGATGCCAGACCAATACACATCTCTCTTCCAGTATCAGGGACAACCATCCTACATACCTGACACTGAGCTCCcgagcaaaattaaaaataggtcTAGAGCATCCAAAAAATAGGAATGAGGATGCCCTTAGCATATACGCTTCCAacttcttgttaaaaaaaagaaaacaacacacaaaaaactcTCCAATATCTTTCAACATTCCcaacagtgtttctttttacCGTTCTATTATCACAAGTGACAACGGAAACAGCTAAATTTTTGCTTCGGATCCTTCctccatgaaaaaaacccaaacaaccccaGGTTACAATAAGCGTGTTATAAAACTGCAGCACATGTTTAAGGCCCCTAAAAGCACCGATgctgataaaattaaaaatggctGTGCCCAAAGATCCCACAGCAAgacaggcacagctctgctggcgattaaaatatatattaaaaattcctGCATTACCTTACAAAGGGCGAggcatgcaaaacaaaaaagattatatatttttccaaaactgaaagtTAGGAGACAAGAGATGCAGATCTAGGCAAAGCATGCGTCTTGAATGCAGGTCATTTACACAATAAAGCCGATTTTATTCTCCGAGACACTTAACGTATCGGGATTTCAAAACTTTATGGGGCTTCGCCGCCGAAACCGATGCCCAGCACTTCTGAAGGAGACACCGATGTGCCCAAACCCCCGCGgaccccaccccccttccctctgccaaAATGGCTAGTTCGCTACACCCACTGGCTACTTACCAGCcgcagtgctgagcagcagggtGGCACTGGAGAGCAGGAGCACCAGCACAAGGTGCTGCAGTGAGGCAGGCATACCTGGGGGAGCCAAGGttccaggcaggaggaggaaaaaaaaaaaaaaaaaaaaaaagcaaaaaaaaatggggagggaggggggccCGACGAGAGGAATTTCCTCCTCCTTGCGCGCAGCCTTCCTCAACTCTCTGGCTTTACGATCCCGTCTGGAAGGGCAAATGGCAGACGAGAGGAGCCGTCTTCGCTCTTACTCCATTACACCCGCCCGCCGTCATGTCTCGGGGCTCGGCACCGCTCCGTGGCCGCCGGGGAAGcgcctgctcctgcctcccgGCCCCGAGGCATCTCCCcccgccgggcggcggcggcggcggcgcgctCCCCaccgggctggggctgggaaccGGGCACCGGGCTTATTTCCCACGCAGCTCCACCGCGCCGAGGGACCGGCCCGGCCGAGCAGCGAACATGTCCAGCCGCGCACCCGCGCCCAGGCACCGGCAGAGCCGCGGCAGGGGGAACCGGCACCGCTACGGGCTGACGGCACCGCCGCGTCCCATCCCGTTACAGGTCtccgcgctcccgccgcccctCCTCACTGCCTCACGCTCCCGGGAAGGCGGCGGCGACCGCCTCAGTCGCTCCGCGGCCAGGCGCGACCCTCCCCCGCTCTCACGGCGAGGACTGGGGCCGCATCTCGGCCCATCCGTGTCCCCCCGCCGGGCGGGCTCCGGcgcgcgccccccgccccccaccgcAGCGGCGACGCCGCCCCCGGCCACCCCGACAAAGGTGGGGCCCAGAGCGCGGGGCGGCGGGTGGCTCCTCCCCGGCGGCACCCGGCTGCTCGCCGCGGCCGAGAAGGCCCTTCCCCGCGGCGGGGGAAGGCGCTCCCCCtccgccgcctcccccgccccccgagCTCCCACAAcgccgggcagcccccggccccgcgcggcCTCCTCCCGCGGGCCCTCGCTCGCCGCCGGGCAACGGCTCAGCCCCTCCGCGCTGCCAGCGCCTTCCCCCCCGCGCCGGGCTCGCCGGCGAGGGGCAGCTCCGAGCCGCTCCGCCTCCTTCCCTTGCCGGCCGCCGGCTGCGGGCGGGAGCCGAGGGCCGGagatcctcctcctcctcctcctcctcctcccctacTCCTCCTCCCCCGCCGCGGCTCGcgcccccgccggcccgcccCAGCAGCACCAACGGCTCCGCCGGCTCCAGACACAAAGCGGGGTCGCTCCAACCGCCAGCCCTGGCACCCGACCCGCCGGCCAGGCCACGCCCCCCGCCCCTCACTGGCGGggccggccgccgccccgcccctgcccgccgcgCCCCTGACCATAGAGGTGGGCCTCCGGGCAGGTAGAGAAGGGCCCTGCTCGGGCAGGAGGCGGGGCGGtgcccggcgggcgggcgggcgcgggggcaGCTGCCCCGCCATGTTgtgggagggggcggcgggccggggctgggccgTGCCAGGGGCGGGTGGGCCGCGGGCAGCGCCGATGGGGCAGAGGCCGCCGTGGCGAGCGGGAGAGCTGGAGGCGAGGGGGCTGTGTGGGATAGGCCCGGGCCTCGCCCCGCCTGCCACGGGGGAAGGCTCCGCCAGACCTTCCCGGGAGGGccgcggggggctgcccccgggGGACCCTCAGGGAGCTAGGCAGCAGGGGAGCCTGAGCTCAAGAATCGCAAAAGCgagtttaaaaacaacaacaacaaaaatcttcTGCAGGCCCTGAGGTTGCATCAGCCTTGAACGCCACGGACTTCATCTCAAAAACCCCGAAGCTTCTGCCTCGTCCTCTGCTTCAAGGCCCTGTTGTCGCAGGCCCTGTTGAGCTCCGCCGCAGCACTGGCAATACTACCTACCTCTCTCTCCCTCTACCTCTCCCGGCAAGTCCACCCATCTCATACGGCTTCAGCCACCAGACTCTCACAAGCACAAGCACTAGCTGCCTCTTAAGTTGAAGAGATTTTatgatttcaaaacaaaagataaagTCAACTGGCTGAGCTGTTCATATGCTTTAACCTTTGCTATATTGCATAGGACAAGAGAGATAATTGAGGCCAGCAGTTGATGGGAGAACTGGACTGGAATGTAGTATCTGATGTTGTGGCCCGGCAAGGCTCTTTCAAACAAGTTTTACTGGGCGTAGTGTAGAAAAGAGTTCTTAAAAACATTCTGCACACAGAGGGCACCTTCATATCTGGGTTCTCCACAGGGCCAATTATGGGAAATTGCTTCCCTGTGCCTAACTTCTTACGCCGGTTTCAAGAATGGGGTACAAGGAATACGAATTCAAAAATCCAATTCCACCCCTCAAAATAGTAAATGCTACTAAATACGAAAGTGTAGTTGCAAATCAGAGTTGGAATTTTAATGATAATAAAAGGCTTCTTTGCATAACTCCATTCTTCTTCGCAAGCCCTAACAGGTGAAGTAGATGTACTCTAGTTCTTGCATCATCAGGagaattattaaataaattgtaGTAGGATTTTTATCATTGTGATGCTTTCGCCACAGACACACTTTGAGATTCCTAGGGTCAAGCAGGGTTTATGTGGCTGATggttataaaaatgttttaaaagtttgttaGGATATATATACTTCCAGTCTAAGCAGATCTGACATGGATATTGGAGAGagacaataaaatacagaatccTAGATTGTGATTTGTATTGCCACTTTCCAGAACTGCAACCACATGTTAACCACAGTATCCTTCCTGTTATTTGTGGAATGTGAACTGTcaagaagaaataacatttagaagaggagaaaaaaaaaaaaaaagaaaaataagagaaaccccaacaacaaacaatAGTTTTACCTCCAAGGGAGAGGACCAACACTTGAGTATTTTCTTTGAGCCCAAAATCCAGTGTTCTGGTTCAGCAAAGACATCAAACTATGCAACATATGTTCTGTCCAGCTGTACTACCAATAAAAGAAGTGAGATCTACTTTgttcacagaaaacaagaacCTAACTGTGTGGGTTACACAGTACTTTCACTGTTTAGatgctaaaagaaaattactgtaattatatGACATGAATCAAAACCTGCTCAACCTGAAGTAAATGACAGAAGTCTCACTTGTTTTAATGGATCTAGTTTTGGCTCATTAATTAATACCGGGAGTTCTTCTCCACAAGAAATTGTACAAAAAACAGatattctgctttaaaatgcatgtCATTTTTTTGTCTCCCCCAAATGGACTGgatttttgttctgtgattTCCTAGAAAGACGGAACAAGACACGTGCTTTTTAATACAATTATTTCCCCTCAGCTTCACAAAAACCCAGACCCTGATCAAGCAAACACCCTTGTGAAGGCCATGGGATTGTGGTTCTGCTTCGCCTGAGCTTATATCAGGTCCGTGGACTCATCTCCCAGGATTGCAATCCCAGAAGTTGGCAGgactttctcctccttccctaaCCTATTTTGAATTTTGCAAAACCTCTTCTCCTCAAGGGCCAGGTCCCTCCTAGCCTCGTGTGACTGCAAAGGCTGCAAAGGGCCTCTGGCCCCGCACCGGtgacaggctgcagagctggagccaCTGTGCCTGTTTCTCTGGAGCTGGCGGGGCCGAGGAGGGGCTGACCTCTGCTTCACCACACAGATGTAGGAAGCAATCGCTGCTGTCtaagcacagaagcagcttccttttcctgtggtggtgggaggaaACCAGAGATCTAAACTGTCACACTCAGACTCACTCATTGTTATGTGCTTGGACAAGAACATATTTATAATTCTTTCTGTGATACTGTGTTATCTGTAAGCTAGGATTTCACAAGCCTGACATTCAGCAATGCCAAGTAAGACCCGCAGAAAAATACTCAGAATAATGACAacttgcagagctgcagcacattAAATCTGTGTCGTGGCTTCAGGTAAGGGATGGGACGAGACAAGAGCAAACGTGTAAAATTTACcaagatttgaaagaaaatattctgactGAAGCACTGTATTTCCACCAGGAAGAACTTCACCCAATGAAACAATATTGAACTTAATGGAGACAAGATTGTTAAAAAACAGAGTGAGGAGAAAAGACGCAAAGGAGATGCTCTTTTGCAATTGTGTGTGCTGTTttcacagccaggcaggggcaAGGCTGCGCCAGGAGGGCAGTCATGGGGCAGAGGGCATGgaggacagcagcag
The DNA window shown above is from Falco naumanni isolate bFalNau1 chromosome 8, bFalNau1.pat, whole genome shotgun sequence and carries:
- the LOC121092310 gene encoding proline-rich protein 2-like isoform X1, which produces MGREGGPTRGISSSLRAAFLNSLALRSRLEGQMADERSRLRSYSITPARRHVSGLGTAPWPPGKRLLLPPGPEASPPAGRRRRRRAPHRAGAGNRAPGLFPTQLHRAEGPARPSSEHVQPRTRAQAPAEPRQGEPAPLRADGTAASHPVTGLRAPAAPPHCLTLPGRRRRPPQSLRGQARPSPALTARTGAASRPIRVPPPGGLRRAPPAPHRSGDAAPGHPDKGGAQSAGRRVAPPRRHPAARRGREGPSPRRGKALPLRRLPRPPSSHNAGQPPAPRGLLPRALARRRATAQPLRAASAFPPAPGSPARGSSEPLRLLPLPAAGCGREPRAGDPPPPPPPPPLLLLPRRGSRPRRPAPAAPTAPPAPDTKRGRSNRQPWHPTRRPGHAPRPSLAGPAAAPPLPAAPLTIEVGLRAGPEVASALNATDFISKTPKLLPRPLLQGPVVAGPVELRRSTGNTTYLSLPLPLPASPPISYGFSHQTLTSTSTSCLLS
- the LOC121092310 gene encoding basic proline-rich protein-like isoform X2, coding for MGREGGPTRGISSSLRAAFLNSLALRSRLEGQMADERSRLRSYSITPARRHVSGLGTAPWPPGKRLLLPPGPEASPPAGRRRRRRAPHRAGAGNRAPGLFPTQLHRAEGPARPSSEHVQPRTRAQAPAEPRQGEPAPLRADGTAASHPVTGLRAPAAPPHCLTLPGRRRRPPQSLRGQARPSPALTARTGAASRPIRVPPPGGLRRAPPAPHRSGDAAPGHPDKGGAQSAGRRVAPPRRHPAARRGREGPSPRRGKALPLRRLPRPPSSHNAGQPPAPRGLLPRALARRRATAQPLRAASAFPPAPGSPARGSSEPLRLLPLPAAGCGREPRAGDPPPPPPPPPLLLLPRRGSRPRRPAPAAPTAPPAPDTKRGRSNRQPWHPTRRPGHAPRPSLAGPAAAPPLPAAPLTIEALRLHQP